Proteins from one Bacteroidia bacterium genomic window:
- a CDS encoding DUF2179 domain-containing protein — translation MNTEFYNTDVFNYIVLPLMIFAARICDVSIGTLRIIFVSRGKKNIAPILGFFEVFIWIIVIGKIMQNASNLPCYIGYAAGFATGNYVGMWIEEKLAMGYVVVRIITPKDAFDLKNALREAEIGITTIPAEGAIGKVDVIFTSIHRADLPKVVELIQIHNPKAFYSVEDLKYVSEGVFPVHQSLLKKQGITSIMRWRKGK, via the coding sequence ATGAACACAGAATTTTACAATACAGACGTTTTCAATTATATAGTGCTTCCATTAATGATTTTTGCAGCAAGAATTTGCGATGTGTCAATTGGTACACTAAGAATTATTTTTGTTTCTCGTGGAAAAAAGAACATCGCTCCCATTCTTGGTTTTTTTGAAGTATTTATTTGGATAATTGTTATTGGGAAAATAATGCAGAATGCAAGCAATTTACCATGTTATATTGGATATGCTGCCGGTTTTGCAACAGGTAATTATGTTGGAATGTGGATTGAAGAAAAGCTTGCAATGGGCTATGTTGTTGTAAGAATTATTACTCCCAAAGATGCTTTTGATTTAAAAAATGCATTACGTGAAGCTGAAATTGGTATAACAACAATTCCTGCCGAAGGTGCTATTGGTAAAGTTGATGTTATTTTCACTTCTATTCATAGAGCCGATTTACCTAAAGTTGTTGAGTTAATTCAAATTCACAATCCAAAGGCATTCTATTCTGTTGAAGATTTAAAATATGTGAGTGAAGGTGTTTTTCCCGTTCATCAAAGCCTTTTGAAAAAGCAGGGAATTACTTCTATTATGAGGTGGAGAAAAGGGAAATAA